A portion of the Esox lucius isolate fEsoLuc1 chromosome 20, fEsoLuc1.pri, whole genome shotgun sequence genome contains these proteins:
- the phldb3 gene encoding pleckstrin homology-like domain family B member 3 isoform X2 — protein sequence MPLDNTDTPRSRWEQGLRPPWVTRLAGGRSPASSGAESDTESSSTESERSHTRRSEGGSGRIPHSTSSLQQRITEIDQQREELKIELEIALLEAELQEQRSQLQENTLQLQKLQEGPGSTSETHRPTHRQEERANLERERARVEDLRKQLKEKETLIPSQPENQKEQLLMDLQQEKEMVEAAGRAFEDWEFSVLESEAGIEEDSEREKEEREQEIKEEKKKEISCQQHAVNSAQERVQQLEKQLKEMERERDREMNALRKQRRELLHTTHKVLAEKKPLADWSNIPVSSPCMMSLSPLTIQKSPQVFLTVEQDTEQKEPVSLPRRRSSHRNNKHSDRPVSSQGLVGMVLDSRGPMDFMSPVPSHRHSNGHRPGNSNGFLTPCNSASSSRAASPSVELIDLVEIERKLREAKAERERLLKEREARRCVVEERRQRGLEGREAAEPETRPDTHPEEQSQVTSPVHRSTERSLPLFLSANFDLRGHVESLGHRVEGCVGLRISPRRCAGFLTKRGGRVKTWRRRWFLFDMDHKRLAYYTDCDERKLKGVIYFQAIEEVYYDHLRTATSSPRPSLTFCVKTYERLFFLVAPSAEAMRIWMDVIVTATDEHSRY from the exons ATGCCCCTTGACAACACGGACACCCCGAGGAGCCGGTGGGAGCAGGGTTTGCGGCCACCGTGGGTCACTCGATTGGCCGGAGGGCGAAGCCCCGCGTCATCTGGGGCGGAGTCGGACACAGAGAGCAGCAGTACAGAGAGTGAGCGG TCTCACACCAGGCGTTCAGAGGGGGGCTCAGGTAGGATCCCTCACTCAACCTCCTCACTCCAACAGCGAATCACAGAGATCGACCAGCAGAGGGAGGAGCTAAAGATAGAG CTGGAGATAGCCCTGTTAGAGGCAGAACTGCAGGAACAGAGGAGCCAGCTGCAGGAAAACACACTGCAGCTCCAGAAACTACAGGAGGGACCAGGCAGTACCAGTGAGActcacagaccgacacacagacaggag GAGCGAGCCAatctggagagggagagggcccGGGTGGAAGATTTGAGGAAGCAGTTGAAGGAGAAGGAGACACTGATCCCAAGTCAGCCTGAGAACCAGAAAGAGCAGCTACTAATGGACCTGCAACAG GAGAAAGAGATGGTGGAAGCAGCAGGCCGGGCATTTGAGGACTGGGAGTTTAGCGTCCTGGAGAGCGAAGCCGGGATTGAGGAGGATAGCgaaagggagaaagaagagagggaacAAGAGAtcaaagaggagaaaaagaaagagatcTCATGCCAACAGCATGCTGTAAACTCAGCACAG GAGCGAGTCCAGCAGCTTGAGAAACAGCtaaaggagatggagagagagagggatcgAGAGATGAACGCCTTGAGAAAGCAGAGAAGAGAATTActtcacacaacacacaag GTTTTGGCAGAGAAGAAGCCGCTTGCCGATTGGTCCAACATCCCCGTCTCGAGCCCTTGCATGATGTCACTGTCACCGCTGACCATTCAGAAATCACCTCAGGTGTTTTTGACAGTTGAACAGGACACA GAACAAAAAGAACCGGTCAGTTTGCCACGGAGACGGAGCTCGCACCGCAACAACAAACACTCCGATAGGCCAGTCTCGTCACAAG GTCTGGTGGGAATGGTACTGGACAGCCGGGGCCCGATGGACTTCATGTCTCCTGTCCCCTCCCACAGACACAGCAACGGGCACAGACCTGGGAACAGCAATGGGTTCCTCACCCCCTGCAACAGTGCCAGTAGCTCCCGGGCAGCCAG CCCAAGTGTGGAACTGATAGACCTGGTGGAGATAGAGAGGAAGCTGAGGGAGGccaaggcagagagggagaggctgcTCAAAGAAAGG GAAGCGAGGAggtgtgtggtggaggaaaggaggcagagagggctAGAGGGCAGAGAAGCAGCAGAGCCCGAGACAAGACCAGACACACATCCAGAGGAGCAGTCTCAAGTTACTAGTCCAGTACACAGATCCACTGAG cgctccctccctctcttcctctctgcaaACTTTGACCTGCGTGGCCATGTGGAGTCGTTGGGTCACCGGGTGGAGGGCTGCGTGGGCCTGCGCATATCCCCGCGGCGCTGCGCCGGCTTCCTCACCAAGCGGGGGGGCCGGGTCAAGACCTGGAGAAGGAGGTGGTTCCTCTTCGATATGGACCACAAGAGGCTAGCCTACTACACAG ACTGTGATGAGAGGAAGCTGAAGGGGGTGATCTATTTCCAGGCTATAGAGGAAGTATACTATGATCACCTGCGGACAGCCACCTCA TCTCCGCGGCCCTCCCTTACATTCTGTGTGAAGACGTATGAGCGTCTATTCTTCCTGGTGGCCCCCAGTGCCGAGGCCATGAGGATCTGGATGGACGTTATTGTCACGGCAACAGATGAGCACAGCCGCTACTGA
- the phldb3 gene encoding pleckstrin homology-like domain family B member 3 isoform X3, with product MPLDNTDTPRSRWEQGLRPPWVTRLAGGRSPASSGAESDTESSSTESERSHTRRSEGGSGRIPHSTSSLQQRITEIDQQREELKIEVQLEIALLEAELQEQRSQLQENTLQLQKLQEGPGSTSETHRPTHRQEERANLERERARVEDLRKQLKEKETLIPSQPENQKEQLLMDLQQEKEMVEAAGRAFEDWEFSVLESEAGIEEDSEREKEEREQEIKEEKKKEISCQQHAVNSAQERVQQLEKQLKEMERERDREMNALRKQRRELLHTTHKVLAEKKPLADWSNIPVSSPCMMSLSPLTIQKSPQEQKEPVSLPRRRSSHRNNKHSDRPVSSQGLVGMVLDSRGPMDFMSPVPSHRHSNGHRPGNSNGFLTPCNSASSSRAASPSVELIDLVEIERKLREAKAERERLLKEREARRCVVEERRQRGLEGREAAEPETRPDTHPEEQSQVTSPVHRSTERSLPLFLSANFDLRGHVESLGHRVEGCVGLRISPRRCAGFLTKRGGRVKTWRRRWFLFDMDHKRLAYYTDCDERKLKGVIYFQAIEEVYYDHLRTATSSPRPSLTFCVKTYERLFFLVAPSAEAMRIWMDVIVTATDEHSRY from the exons ATGCCCCTTGACAACACGGACACCCCGAGGAGCCGGTGGGAGCAGGGTTTGCGGCCACCGTGGGTCACTCGATTGGCCGGAGGGCGAAGCCCCGCGTCATCTGGGGCGGAGTCGGACACAGAGAGCAGCAGTACAGAGAGTGAGCGG TCTCACACCAGGCGTTCAGAGGGGGGCTCAGGTAGGATCCCTCACTCAACCTCCTCACTCCAACAGCGAATCACAGAGATCGACCAGCAGAGGGAGGAGCTAAAGATAGAG GTGCAGCTGGAGATAGCCCTGTTAGAGGCAGAACTGCAGGAACAGAGGAGCCAGCTGCAGGAAAACACACTGCAGCTCCAGAAACTACAGGAGGGACCAGGCAGTACCAGTGAGActcacagaccgacacacagacaggag GAGCGAGCCAatctggagagggagagggcccGGGTGGAAGATTTGAGGAAGCAGTTGAAGGAGAAGGAGACACTGATCCCAAGTCAGCCTGAGAACCAGAAAGAGCAGCTACTAATGGACCTGCAACAG GAGAAAGAGATGGTGGAAGCAGCAGGCCGGGCATTTGAGGACTGGGAGTTTAGCGTCCTGGAGAGCGAAGCCGGGATTGAGGAGGATAGCgaaagggagaaagaagagagggaacAAGAGAtcaaagaggagaaaaagaaagagatcTCATGCCAACAGCATGCTGTAAACTCAGCACAG GAGCGAGTCCAGCAGCTTGAGAAACAGCtaaaggagatggagagagagagggatcgAGAGATGAACGCCTTGAGAAAGCAGAGAAGAGAATTActtcacacaacacacaag GTTTTGGCAGAGAAGAAGCCGCTTGCCGATTGGTCCAACATCCCCGTCTCGAGCCCTTGCATGATGTCACTGTCACCGCTGACCATTCAGAAATCACCTCAG GAACAAAAAGAACCGGTCAGTTTGCCACGGAGACGGAGCTCGCACCGCAACAACAAACACTCCGATAGGCCAGTCTCGTCACAAG GTCTGGTGGGAATGGTACTGGACAGCCGGGGCCCGATGGACTTCATGTCTCCTGTCCCCTCCCACAGACACAGCAACGGGCACAGACCTGGGAACAGCAATGGGTTCCTCACCCCCTGCAACAGTGCCAGTAGCTCCCGGGCAGCCAG CCCAAGTGTGGAACTGATAGACCTGGTGGAGATAGAGAGGAAGCTGAGGGAGGccaaggcagagagggagaggctgcTCAAAGAAAGG GAAGCGAGGAggtgtgtggtggaggaaaggaggcagagagggctAGAGGGCAGAGAAGCAGCAGAGCCCGAGACAAGACCAGACACACATCCAGAGGAGCAGTCTCAAGTTACTAGTCCAGTACACAGATCCACTGAG cgctccctccctctcttcctctctgcaaACTTTGACCTGCGTGGCCATGTGGAGTCGTTGGGTCACCGGGTGGAGGGCTGCGTGGGCCTGCGCATATCCCCGCGGCGCTGCGCCGGCTTCCTCACCAAGCGGGGGGGCCGGGTCAAGACCTGGAGAAGGAGGTGGTTCCTCTTCGATATGGACCACAAGAGGCTAGCCTACTACACAG ACTGTGATGAGAGGAAGCTGAAGGGGGTGATCTATTTCCAGGCTATAGAGGAAGTATACTATGATCACCTGCGGACAGCCACCTCA TCTCCGCGGCCCTCCCTTACATTCTGTGTGAAGACGTATGAGCGTCTATTCTTCCTGGTGGCCCCCAGTGCCGAGGCCATGAGGATCTGGATGGACGTTATTGTCACGGCAACAGATGAGCACAGCCGCTACTGA
- the phldb3 gene encoding pleckstrin homology-like domain family B member 3 isoform X1, which translates to MPLDNTDTPRSRWEQGLRPPWVTRLAGGRSPASSGAESDTESSSTESERSHTRRSEGGSGRIPHSTSSLQQRITEIDQQREELKIEVQLEIALLEAELQEQRSQLQENTLQLQKLQEGPGSTSETHRPTHRQEERANLERERARVEDLRKQLKEKETLIPSQPENQKEQLLMDLQQEKEMVEAAGRAFEDWEFSVLESEAGIEEDSEREKEEREQEIKEEKKKEISCQQHAVNSAQERVQQLEKQLKEMERERDREMNALRKQRRELLHTTHKVLAEKKPLADWSNIPVSSPCMMSLSPLTIQKSPQVFLTVEQDTEQKEPVSLPRRRSSHRNNKHSDRPVSSQGLVGMVLDSRGPMDFMSPVPSHRHSNGHRPGNSNGFLTPCNSASSSRAASPSVELIDLVEIERKLREAKAERERLLKEREARRCVVEERRQRGLEGREAAEPETRPDTHPEEQSQVTSPVHRSTERSLPLFLSANFDLRGHVESLGHRVEGCVGLRISPRRCAGFLTKRGGRVKTWRRRWFLFDMDHKRLAYYTDCDERKLKGVIYFQAIEEVYYDHLRTATSSPRPSLTFCVKTYERLFFLVAPSAEAMRIWMDVIVTATDEHSRY; encoded by the exons ATGCCCCTTGACAACACGGACACCCCGAGGAGCCGGTGGGAGCAGGGTTTGCGGCCACCGTGGGTCACTCGATTGGCCGGAGGGCGAAGCCCCGCGTCATCTGGGGCGGAGTCGGACACAGAGAGCAGCAGTACAGAGAGTGAGCGG TCTCACACCAGGCGTTCAGAGGGGGGCTCAGGTAGGATCCCTCACTCAACCTCCTCACTCCAACAGCGAATCACAGAGATCGACCAGCAGAGGGAGGAGCTAAAGATAGAG GTGCAGCTGGAGATAGCCCTGTTAGAGGCAGAACTGCAGGAACAGAGGAGCCAGCTGCAGGAAAACACACTGCAGCTCCAGAAACTACAGGAGGGACCAGGCAGTACCAGTGAGActcacagaccgacacacagacaggag GAGCGAGCCAatctggagagggagagggcccGGGTGGAAGATTTGAGGAAGCAGTTGAAGGAGAAGGAGACACTGATCCCAAGTCAGCCTGAGAACCAGAAAGAGCAGCTACTAATGGACCTGCAACAG GAGAAAGAGATGGTGGAAGCAGCAGGCCGGGCATTTGAGGACTGGGAGTTTAGCGTCCTGGAGAGCGAAGCCGGGATTGAGGAGGATAGCgaaagggagaaagaagagagggaacAAGAGAtcaaagaggagaaaaagaaagagatcTCATGCCAACAGCATGCTGTAAACTCAGCACAG GAGCGAGTCCAGCAGCTTGAGAAACAGCtaaaggagatggagagagagagggatcgAGAGATGAACGCCTTGAGAAAGCAGAGAAGAGAATTActtcacacaacacacaag GTTTTGGCAGAGAAGAAGCCGCTTGCCGATTGGTCCAACATCCCCGTCTCGAGCCCTTGCATGATGTCACTGTCACCGCTGACCATTCAGAAATCACCTCAGGTGTTTTTGACAGTTGAACAGGACACA GAACAAAAAGAACCGGTCAGTTTGCCACGGAGACGGAGCTCGCACCGCAACAACAAACACTCCGATAGGCCAGTCTCGTCACAAG GTCTGGTGGGAATGGTACTGGACAGCCGGGGCCCGATGGACTTCATGTCTCCTGTCCCCTCCCACAGACACAGCAACGGGCACAGACCTGGGAACAGCAATGGGTTCCTCACCCCCTGCAACAGTGCCAGTAGCTCCCGGGCAGCCAG CCCAAGTGTGGAACTGATAGACCTGGTGGAGATAGAGAGGAAGCTGAGGGAGGccaaggcagagagggagaggctgcTCAAAGAAAGG GAAGCGAGGAggtgtgtggtggaggaaaggaggcagagagggctAGAGGGCAGAGAAGCAGCAGAGCCCGAGACAAGACCAGACACACATCCAGAGGAGCAGTCTCAAGTTACTAGTCCAGTACACAGATCCACTGAG cgctccctccctctcttcctctctgcaaACTTTGACCTGCGTGGCCATGTGGAGTCGTTGGGTCACCGGGTGGAGGGCTGCGTGGGCCTGCGCATATCCCCGCGGCGCTGCGCCGGCTTCCTCACCAAGCGGGGGGGCCGGGTCAAGACCTGGAGAAGGAGGTGGTTCCTCTTCGATATGGACCACAAGAGGCTAGCCTACTACACAG ACTGTGATGAGAGGAAGCTGAAGGGGGTGATCTATTTCCAGGCTATAGAGGAAGTATACTATGATCACCTGCGGACAGCCACCTCA TCTCCGCGGCCCTCCCTTACATTCTGTGTGAAGACGTATGAGCGTCTATTCTTCCTGGTGGCCCCCAGTGCCGAGGCCATGAGGATCTGGATGGACGTTATTGTCACGGCAACAGATGAGCACAGCCGCTACTGA